GCTTCAGCGGCGTGCCGCGGTGTGTCTGCACATGCACCGAACCCGGCCGTTTGACCAGGTCGCCGGCCCAGTTGCAGTCGTTGAACCAGTGCATGGCACGCGCCATCACCCGGTAGTAGCGCCAGGACCCCGTCGTCACGCACTCGACGCCCGGCGGCACCTGGTCCAGCGCGTCGGGGTGCACCACCCACACGCCCCGCACCTGTGGCGCCAGTTCCGCCGCTCGGGCGTGGATCGCCCGCGGGTCGCCGTTCACGGCGCGGCTGTGTCCGGCGGAGTACACGGCGAGCCGCGGGTCGAGCGGCCGCCGCAGCTGGACGCGGTACCAGGACCGTTTGACGTGCCGGGCGACCAGGCCGCGCAGCCGGCTCGCCGTGCGCGCGGCCGCCGTGCCGCCGCGTCGCCACAGGTCGAGACCGAAGTGCGCGCGATGGTGGGGGACGAGGGCCAGCAGCCGGATCTCCGCGCGGCGGCTGTCCGGCGGCGGCGTGAACCCCGGCGGCACGTGCCGCCGGTAGAAGGCCCGGATGTGCCGGTAGAACTCCTTGCGGTCGCCGCGCAGCACGCGTTCGGGGCGGGCCACGGCGAACAGCATGTGGTCCAGGGCCCGTTCGAACAGCAGCGGCCGCGCCCAGTCGAGGCCTGGCCGTTCGGCGAGGAACGCGAACAGGCCCTCGTACTGCTCGAAGATGTCGAAGTGCTTGCGCCCGGGGGTGCGGGTGATCGCGCCCTGCCGCCGCTGCCGGTACTCCACGCCCACCCGGTCCAGGCAGGCGATCCGCTCCGCGGTGACCATGGTCTGGTAGGTGACGGGCGCGTCCTCGTACAGCCCCGGCCGGTACCGGAAGCCGTGCCCGACGAAGAAGTCCCGGCGGTAGGCCTTGTTCCAGGCGACCAGGAACAGCCGCAGGTACTCGGGGGAGCGGCGGACGTCGAAGGTGTCGGCGCCGGCCCGTTCGAGGAGTCCCGCCGCGTCGCTGCGGCCCGCGCGGCCCCACCAGTGGGTGCGCACATGGTCGAAGACCAGGATGTCGGGATCGCGGGTCACGTCGAGCCGGTCGGCGACCGCCCGCAGCAGTCCGGGCGTGTAGCGGTCGTCGCTGTCCAGGAACAGGACGTAGTCGCCGGTGGCGTGGGGCAGGCCGGCGTTGCGGGCGCGGCCCAGGCCCACGTTCTCCGGCAGGTGGACGGCCTTGACCCGCGGGTCGCGCGCCGCGTACTCGTCGAGGATCGCGCCGCAGCCGTCGGGCGAGCAGTCGTCGACGGCGATCACCTCGAGGTCGTCGAACGACTGGCCGAGCACGGAGTCGAGGCATTCGCGCAGGAAGCCCTGCACCTTGAAGACGGGGACGATGACACTGAAGCGGGGCACGAAGGTCAGCTCCTCGAAGAGGTCGTCACGGCGGCGGGCGCGGGCGTGCGCCGGGCGAGCGGAACGGCGGGCTCGATGCGCTCGGCCGGCTCCCCGAGGAGCACCCGGCGCACGACGCGTTCGGCGGCGCGCCCGTCGTCGAACTCGCAGAAGCGTGCGCGGAACCGGGCGCGCAGCTCGTCCGCCTCCGCGTCGGCCCAGCGGCCGGAGCGGAACACCTCGGCCAGTTCCCGCGGGGTGCGGGCGACCGGCCCGGGCGGGGAGCCCGGGAAGTCGAAGGTGACGCCGCGCGTCTCGCGGTACACGTCCCAGTCGTCGGCGTACACGACGACCGGCCGGTCGAGGTTGGCGTAGTCGAAGACGATCGACGAGTAGTCGGTGACGAGGGCGTCCGCGGCGAGACAGACGTCCTCGGACGAGCGGTGCGCCGTGACGTCGATGATCCGCGCGTCGCGCGGGCGGGCCCGGTCGTCGTCGTGGAAGTAGTGCGCGCGCAGCAGGATCACGAAGTCGTCCCCCAGGGCGTCGCAGAGCGCCCCGAGGTCGAGCCGGGAGTCGGAACCGGCGTCGTGGTCGCGGTGGGTGGGCGCGTACAGGACCGCGATGCGGCCCTCCGGGACGCCGAGCCGCCGGCGCACGCGGCGCACGTCGTCCGCCGACGCGGTGTAGTAGACGTCGTTGCGCGGATAGCCGTACTCGAGCATCTCGTACGAGGCGGGGAAGGACCGCTCCCACACCTCGGTGGACAGCCGGTTCGAGCTCAGGTTGAAGTCCCAGCGGTCGACCCGGCCGAGGAGGCGCTCGAAGCTGCCGGTGGCGGCGGCGACCACCGGATGCTCGGCCTGCTCGACGCCCATCTTCTTCAGCGGCGTGCCGTGCTGCGTCGACAGGTGCACGCTGCCGGGGCGTTTGACGACGGCTCCCTCGAAGTTCGCGTTGTTGACGAGGTACTTGGCGCGGGCCAGCACCTGCCAGTAACGGCGGCTGCCGATGACGGCGTGTTCGACGCCCTCCGGCAGGGTGTGCGCCTGGTCGGCCTCGACGAGGAACACCGAGCGGATGTGCGGGGCGAGTTCGGCGGCCTTGGCGTGGATCGCGGCCGGGTTGCAGGCGTAACCGCGGCCCCAGTAGGCGCAGTACACGGCCAGACCGGGATCGATGCGGCGGCGCAGCTGACGCCGGTAGTACAGGCGGGTGCGCAGCCCTCGCGCGCGCGGGACGCGCCGGGCGGCCGACGACGCCTTCCGGTTGGCGCCGCGCAGCGCCCGGAACGCCGTGTACGCCCCGGCCGCCAGCAGCCGGTGCTGCACCCCGAGGCTCCCGGCCGGCCTGCGGTGACCGGCCGGGCGGTGACGCCGGTACAGCCTGCGCGCGCCGCGGAAGAAGGCCCGGCGGCTGCGCCCCGGCAGCCGCGCCGGGTGCGCGGCGGTCTTCAGGACGGCCGCGAAGAGCTGGTCGAACAGCGCGCCGGACCGGTCCTCGGACAGCCCGCGCCCGGCCGCCCGGGTCAGCACCAGCGCGGCCTGGTCGAGCAGTTCCAGATGGTGCTCGCCCGGCAGGTTCAGCGGGTCGCCCTGACGTCGCAGCAGATGCCGGACGACGACCGAACGCGTCACGGCGACCCGGCCCGCGTGCACGGTGACCAGGCCGCCGAAGCCGACGTCCGTGAAGCGCCCTTCGGGGAAGGCGAGCCGGTGCTCGTCGAGGAAGGAGCGACGGTAGAGAGTGCCCCACACCGGGAGGAGCAGCCCGGTCAGCCGGGGCGCCTCGTCGGGTGCGAAGGCGCCGTCGGGGGTCCGCGCGGGCAGCGCGGCCGCCGGACCGTCCGGGCGGCCCTCCCACCAGTGGACGCGCTCGTGCTCGGCGTACAGGACGTCCACGTCGCCGGTCTCGGCGAGCCGGGCGTCCAGCGCGGCCAGGGCGCCCGGGGCGAGGGTGTCGTCGCCGTCGAGGAACAGCACGTACGCGCCGGTCGCCGCCCGCATCCCGGCGTTGCGGACGCCGGCGAGGCCCGACGAGGGCGGCGCCTGCACGGGGACCACCCGCGAGTCGCGCGCCGCGTACCCGGCGGCGGTGCCCGCGGCCACGGCGTCGGGCGCGTCGGCGACCGGGATCAGCTCGAGATCGCCGAAGGACTGGGCGAGCACGGAGTCCAGCGCCAGGGACAGCCGGCCCTCCCCCAGCCGCGTATCCACTCGGCCGGGGGGACCCCCGTCCCCGTAGGACGGGACGATGATGCTGAAGCGGGGCATGCTGCTCTTTCTCCGTCTGTTCGGTGAGGTGCCTGATGCTCAGGCCGTACGGACCCGGCCGGGGCGCCCGGTCGGGCGCCAGGTGGAGGGTCGGGTCGGGGTCGGCCGCGACGAGCCGGTGGGCATGGGGACTCCCGGTGGGCGAACGGCGTTCAACGGCGTTCGGTGACGGCCGGCGGACCGGAGGGATGCGGCACGGTGCCGAGCGGCGGACGCCCCGACGATGCCGGCGCCTGCGACTGCGCCGCGGACGGCGCCGGGCGGCGCTCGGCGAGCGGCACGGCCGGCGGCACGGCCGTCTCGCCCAGCACCACCCGCCGTACGACGCGCTCGGCGGCGCGTCCGTCGTCGTGCGGGCAGAACCGCTCGCGGAACGCGGCCCGCAGCTGCGCCGAGCGGGAGCCGCGCCAGTGCCCGGTCGTGAAGATGTCGATCAGCTCGTCCTCGCTGCGCGCGACCGCGCCCGGCGGGAAGGACCGCAGGTCGAAGTAGGTGCCGCGGGCCGCCTCGTACGCCTCCCAGTCGTCGGCGTGGATCACGATCGGGCGGTCGAGGTTGGCGTAGTCGAACATGAGGGACGAGTAGTCGGTGAGCAGGGCGTCCGAGGCCAGGCAGAGGGACTCCACGCTCGGGTGGTCGCTGACGTCGATGACGCCGGGCGTGCCGCGCTCGAGCGGGCTCTCCTGCCAGTAGTGGGCGCGGGCCAGGACGACGAAGCGCGGGCCCAGCCGGCGCATGACGCGTTCCAGGTCGAGGTGGCAGCGCTGGAGGCGGCGGTAGTCGCGGTGGGTGGGCGCGTACAGCACGGCGACCGTGCCGCGGGGGATGCCCAGCGACTCGCGCAGCCGGGCCACGTCCGCCCCGGTCGCCCGCAGGAGGACGTCGTTGCGGGGATAGCCGTACTCGAGGGTCTCGTAGCGGCCCGGGTAGACCCGCTCCCAGGTGAGGGTGGTGTGGCGGTTCGCCGACAGGACGTAGTCCCACTTGTCGACGCCCCGCAGCAGCTCCGCGAAGTCCATGTCACGGGCGGCCGCCGGGCGTTCCTGGAGGTCCAGGCCCATGTGCTTGAGGGGGGTGCCGTGCTGGGTCTGCACGAAGACCTGGCCGGGACGCTTGACCAGCCGCCGGTCGAAGTTGACGTTGTTGACGAGGTACTTGGAGCGGGCCAGCGCCGTCCAGTAGGCGGCCGTGCCGGGGCGCACCTGGCGCGGCCCGGGCGGGACGGCTCCGCGGTGCTCGGGGCGGGCCACCCACGCCGTGCGCACCTGTGGTGCGAAGGTGCGGAACGCGGCCTCCAGCGCACCCGGGTTGCAACTGTGCCCGCGGCCCCAGTAGGCGGCGAACACGGCCCGGTCGGCGCGCAGCGGCAACCGCAGCTGCACCCGGTAGTGAGCTTGCAGGACGGCCGCCTTCAGGGAGCGGGCGAGTTTCGACACGGCCTTGTGCGTGCGCCGACGCACGGTCATGGACGCCTGGAGCGCCCGATACACGCGGTGCACGCCGAAGTGGACCAGGGTGTGCCGCAGCCGCGAGCGCAGCGGGACCGGGACGCCGGGGGTGCGGTAACGGCGGTAGTGGGCGCGGGCCTTGCGCAGGAACTCGGCGCGCGAGCCACGCGGCAGGCGGTCGCGCTTGGTGAACACCGTCGAGAGGTGGTCGACCATGCGGCGGAACAACACCGGCCGCCAGCAGGCGAGTTCGGGGTGGTCCTCGAGGAACGCGAAGACCCGGTCGTACTGCTCGAAGACGTCGAAGTGGCCCCGGCTCGTGGTGGACAGGATGTTGCCCCGGCGGCGCTGGCGGTAGTGCACGCAGACCCGGTCCAGTGTCGCGATCGACGTCGCCGACAGCAGCGCGGGATACGTCCACGGGGTGTCCTCGTAGTAGCCGGGCGGGAAGACCAGGCCCACGCCGTCGACGAACTCCCGCCGGTAGGCCTTGTTCCAGGCCACCATCAGCACCCGCAGCAGTCCGGGACGGTCCTTGAGCCGGAACGGGGCGGGGCCCTCCTCGCCGAGCTGCTCGGCGAACTTGTTGCGGAGCGACTCACCCGTCCAGTACGTGCTCGCGTAGTCGTAGACCAGGACGTCCGGCTCGCCCGTCTCCCGCAGCCGGTCGGCGATCGCCTGCAGCGCGCCCGGGGTGAGCGTGTCGTCGGAGTCGAGGAACACCAGGTAGTCGCCGGTCGCCCGCTCCAGGCCCGCGTTGCGGGCCCGCCCGAGGCCCACGTTCTCCGGCAGATGCACGGCGCGCACCCGCGCGTCCCGGGACGCGAACTCGTCGATGATCTCGCCGCAGGCGTCCGGCGAGCAGTCGTCGACGGCGATCAGTTCGAGATCGGCACAGGACTGGGACAGCACCGACTCGAGGCACTCGTGCAGGTACGCCTGAACCTTGTACGCGGGAACGATGACACTGAACCTGGGCAAGGGACATCCATGGGTCGGCGCGGGCGGTAGACAGGGCCTTGCCCGGAAACGGCCGATGGAGTGACGTGGTTACGGTTTCTGTGGCATACGGGGGAATTTCGGGTGAACAGAGCAGGGCGGACCGGTGACACTGACCGCCCTGCCGTTCACGGCTACTTGACCGCGCCCGCCATCACCCCCGACACGAACTGCCGCTGGAACGCGAAGAAGACGGCCAGCGGGATCACCATCGAGATGAACGCGCCGGGCGCCAGCACGTCGATGTTGTTGCCGAACTGCCGTACCTGGGTCTGCAGGGCGACCGTGATCGGCTGACTGCCGGCGTCGCTGAACACCAGCGCGACCAGCATGTCGTTCCACACCCACAGGAACTGGAAGATGGCCAGCGACGCGATCGCCGGGCCGCCGAGCGGCATCACGACCCGTGCGAACAGCCGGAGTTCGCCCGCGCCGTCGAGACGGGCCGCCTCCAGCAGCTCGCGCGGGATCTCCGCGAAGAAGTTCCGCAGCAGGAACACCGCGAAGGGCAGCCCGAACCCGACGTGGAACAGCACCACGCCCATGATCGACCCGAACAGGCCGATCTTGCCGAACAGTTCGGCGATCGGGATCAGCGCCACCTGCACCGGCACCACCAGCAGTCCCACGACGCCCAGGAACCACCAGTCGCG
The window above is part of the Streptomyces sp. NBC_00425 genome. Proteins encoded here:
- a CDS encoding bifunctional glycosyltransferase/CDP-glycerol:glycerophosphate glycerophosphotransferase gives rise to the protein MPRFSVIVPVFKVQGFLRECLDSVLGQSFDDLEVIAVDDCSPDGCGAILDEYAARDPRVKAVHLPENVGLGRARNAGLPHATGDYVLFLDSDDRYTPGLLRAVADRLDVTRDPDILVFDHVRTHWWGRAGRSDAAGLLERAGADTFDVRRSPEYLRLFLVAWNKAYRRDFFVGHGFRYRPGLYEDAPVTYQTMVTAERIACLDRVGVEYRQRRQGAITRTPGRKHFDIFEQYEGLFAFLAERPGLDWARPLLFERALDHMLFAVARPERVLRGDRKEFYRHIRAFYRRHVPPGFTPPPDSRRAEIRLLALVPHHRAHFGLDLWRRGGTAAARTASRLRGLVARHVKRSWYRVQLRRPLDPRLAVYSAGHSRAVNGDPRAIHARAAELAPQVRGVWVVHPDALDQVPPGVECVTTGSWRYYRVMARAMHWFNDCNWAGDLVKRPGSVHVQTHRGTPLKHMALDLLDRPGARHGTNVRGMLRRSDRWDVSLVANRHSEEVWQRAYPCHFASLRSGSPRNDVLVSGGGGRGAELRERLGIDALETVVLYAPTLRDYRRGRHAWRVDLEVLTASLGPGHRLLVRLHPSLARHHERALVLRDLHRRGALTDVTDEPHVEDVLLAADALVTDYSALMFDYAVLDRPIVIHADDWAAFRATRGAYFDITAAPPGHVTRSDEELAKAFTSGAWRDAESARLRAAFRERFCEYDDGRAAERVVRRFLLGEPPEATTADGAGDDAGDGDGREAGGVVRIPKAVDRSARRPQLR
- a CDS encoding bifunctional glycosyltransferase/CDP-glycerol:glycerophosphate glycerophosphotransferase — protein: MPRFSIIVPSYGDGGPPGRVDTRLGEGRLSLALDSVLAQSFGDLELIPVADAPDAVAAGTAAGYAARDSRVVPVQAPPSSGLAGVRNAGMRAATGAYVLFLDGDDTLAPGALAALDARLAETGDVDVLYAEHERVHWWEGRPDGPAAALPARTPDGAFAPDEAPRLTGLLLPVWGTLYRRSFLDEHRLAFPEGRFTDVGFGGLVTVHAGRVAVTRSVVVRHLLRRQGDPLNLPGEHHLELLDQAALVLTRAAGRGLSEDRSGALFDQLFAAVLKTAAHPARLPGRSRRAFFRGARRLYRRHRPAGHRRPAGSLGVQHRLLAAGAYTAFRALRGANRKASSAARRVPRARGLRTRLYYRRQLRRRIDPGLAVYCAYWGRGYACNPAAIHAKAAELAPHIRSVFLVEADQAHTLPEGVEHAVIGSRRYWQVLARAKYLVNNANFEGAVVKRPGSVHLSTQHGTPLKKMGVEQAEHPVVAAATGSFERLLGRVDRWDFNLSSNRLSTEVWERSFPASYEMLEYGYPRNDVYYTASADDVRRVRRRLGVPEGRIAVLYAPTHRDHDAGSDSRLDLGALCDALGDDFVILLRAHYFHDDDRARPRDARIIDVTAHRSSEDVCLAADALVTDYSSIVFDYANLDRPVVVYADDWDVYRETRGVTFDFPGSPPGPVARTPRELAEVFRSGRWADAEADELRARFRARFCEFDDGRAAERVVRRVLLGEPAERIEPAVPLARRTPAPAAVTTSSRS
- a CDS encoding bifunctional glycosyltransferase/CDP-glycerol:glycerophosphate glycerophosphotransferase, with the translated sequence MPRFSVIVPAYKVQAYLHECLESVLSQSCADLELIAVDDCSPDACGEIIDEFASRDARVRAVHLPENVGLGRARNAGLERATGDYLVFLDSDDTLTPGALQAIADRLRETGEPDVLVYDYASTYWTGESLRNKFAEQLGEEGPAPFRLKDRPGLLRVLMVAWNKAYRREFVDGVGLVFPPGYYEDTPWTYPALLSATSIATLDRVCVHYRQRRRGNILSTTSRGHFDVFEQYDRVFAFLEDHPELACWRPVLFRRMVDHLSTVFTKRDRLPRGSRAEFLRKARAHYRRYRTPGVPVPLRSRLRHTLVHFGVHRVYRALQASMTVRRRTHKAVSKLARSLKAAVLQAHYRVQLRLPLRADRAVFAAYWGRGHSCNPGALEAAFRTFAPQVRTAWVARPEHRGAVPPGPRQVRPGTAAYWTALARSKYLVNNVNFDRRLVKRPGQVFVQTQHGTPLKHMGLDLQERPAAARDMDFAELLRGVDKWDYVLSANRHTTLTWERVYPGRYETLEYGYPRNDVLLRATGADVARLRESLGIPRGTVAVLYAPTHRDYRRLQRCHLDLERVMRRLGPRFVVLARAHYWQESPLERGTPGVIDVSDHPSVESLCLASDALLTDYSSLMFDYANLDRPIVIHADDWEAYEAARGTYFDLRSFPPGAVARSEDELIDIFTTGHWRGSRSAQLRAAFRERFCPHDDGRAAERVVRRVVLGETAVPPAVPLAERRPAPSAAQSQAPASSGRPPLGTVPHPSGPPAVTERR
- a CDS encoding carbohydrate ABC transporter permease: MEKLNGGLVRAFLIVVGLFWLVPTVGLLISSLRPPEEMSASGWWEVFAKPSQLTFDSYQKLLENGDITDSLVNTALITVPATVLVVVIGSLAGYAFAWMEFPGRDWWFLGVVGLLVVPVQVALIPIAELFGKIGLFGSIMGVVLFHVGFGLPFAVFLLRNFFAEIPRELLEAARLDGAGELRLFARVVMPLGGPAIASLAIFQFLWVWNDMLVALVFSDAGSQPITVALQTQVRQFGNNIDVLAPGAFISMVIPLAVFFAFQRQFVSGVMAGAVK